From Piscinibacter gummiphilus:
ACGATGACGTCGCGCACCACGAAGCGCGGCTCGTCGAGCGCGTCGAACATGTGGCGGAAGACCTGCTGGACCGCCGACAGGCCGCGCACGTCGTTGAACGGGTCCTTGAAGTGCGCCTTTGCCGCATAGAACTCGCCGAGCCGCGCCACGTCGTCGCGCGTGAAGTGCTCGAAAAGCTCGACGATGCGTGCGACACGCGGATCGGCCGTCTTCTGCGTCACAGGCCCGTGCTCCATCGGATGGCGCGGAAGTAGAGCGCGTCGCTCACGTGCGTCAATGCCTTCAGGCACAAGGTGAAGCGCTTGGGGAAATGGATCTCGAAGCGCCCTTGCGCCCAGCCCTTCAGGATCTCTTCGGCCGCCTGCTCGGGTGTGAGCAAGGCCGGCATCGCGAATTCGTTCTGCGCGGTGAGCGGCGTTTCGACAAACCCGGGGTTGATGACCGACGCTCCGATGCCCAGCGGCTCCAGGTCGAGATAGAGCGTCTGGGCGAGATTGATGAGGGCCGCTTTGGTCGGCCCATACGCGAGCGAATTGGGCAGTCCGCGGTAGCCGGCCACGCTGGAGACGAGGCTCAGGTGCCCGCTCTTTTGCTGCAGCAGCACCGGCAGCACCGCATCGAGCAGGTGCAGGGCGCCGATGTAGTTGACCTGCTGGTGGCGCACCGCTTCGTCGAGGTCGAACTGCGTGGCCCGCAGCGCCTTGTAGTAGCCGGCGCAGTAGAGCGCGAGGTCGATGCGGCCGTGGTGCAGCACCAGCTGCTGCGCCGCGCGTGACACCGCATCGCGGTCCGTCACGTCCAGCGGCAGCCCCACGCTGCCGGGGTGGCTCTTCTCGAAGGCCTTGAGCGCGCCCTCGTTGCGGGCCGACACGATGACCTGTGCGCCGCGGGCATGCAGTGCGGCGGCGGTGGCGCGGCCGATGCCGGTCGAGGCGCCGACGAGCCAGACCACCTGGCCGTTCCAGTCGGTGATGCGAGGGTTGAGTGGCATGTCAGTGGGCCTTCTGGAACGCGAGCGTGACTTCGCCGAGGCGGATGCCGAACTTGCTCATCACCGCGCGGTTGAGCATCACACGCTCGTCCATCAGGTACATCCAGTCGTCGAACTGCACCTCGTAGACCTTGCCGTCCACCGGCAGCTTCAGCGTGTAGTTCCACTGGAAGGCGTTGCCGGCCACCTGGCCGTTGGCCGTGCCGACCACGTCGTCGGCCGTGCCGGTGTAGCGCCCGCCGTCGAGCTTCTTCAGGCGCCAGATGCGGCGGTCGGTCTTGCCGTCGCTGTAGGTGAAGGCCTCGTCGAGCGTGCCTTCGTTGCCCACCCATTGGCACTTCATCAGCACGGTGAAGCGGCGCACGACCTTGCCGGAGCGGTCGCTGAAGATGCCGTGGGCGACCACGTCGCCATTGAAATAGCGCTGCAGGTCGAGCGTGGGTTTCTCCGCGGCGTAGTCTTGCGGCGTTGGCGATGCGCACCCGGTGAGGGCGAGTGCGCAAGCGAGGGTGAGGGCGAGTCTTTTCATTGAAGTTCCCGGTGACGCCACAGCAGCGCTGCGGCAATGAGCTTGAGCACGCACGGCAAGACGCAGTACGCGAGGGTGAGGGCCTGCAAGGCGTCGGCACCCTTCGTGCCGGGCGCATAACCGAAGGCCTGGAGCACCGGCAGGGCGATGCCCGCGGCGAGCGCGAGGTTGAGCTTGGTCGCGAAGTTCCACCAGCCGAAGTACGCCCCTTCGGCGCGGCCCGCATGCCCTGCGCGCTGCACGACGCCGGCCAGCAGCGCAGCCGGCAGGGCGAGGTCGGCGCCCAGCGCGATACCGCTCAGCACGCAGATGGCGGTGTAGGCGGCGACGTCACCGGCCGACAGCACGGCCGCCCAGGCGAACACCAGCACCGACAGCCCCATGCCCACGAGCCAGCTGCGCGCCAGGCCTAGGCGCGCCACGAGCCGCACCCACAGCGGCACCGACACGGCCGCCGCGGCGAAGTAGCTGGCAAGGAAGAGCGGCTCGTAGGCTGGTGCCTGCAGGCGGTCTCGGATGAAGAAGAGCACCAGCGTGGCGGGCACCGCACTCGCGATGCCGTTGAGCAGGTAGACGGCGAGCAGGCGGCGAAACGCCGGGGTGCCGAACGGCAGGGCGAGCGAGTGCGTGGGCCACACCGCCAGCCGGCGCGGTGCGGGCGCCTGCCGCATGAGCGCCAGTGCGAGGCACAGCACGATGGCAAACACCAGCGTGCTCACCTGCAGGCCGGCCGTCGACGGCAGCACGCTGGCCACCAACACGCCGCACAGCGCGAGGCCTTCGCGCCAGGCGACGACCCCCGCGCGCTCCTGTTCGTTGCCGCCCAGCCGCGCGCCCCAGGCCTGGTGGATGACGCTGATCACGCTGTAGGCGAGGTAGGTGACGACGAGCAGCCCCCCGCACCACACGAGCAGCGACGTGGTGCTCGCCGACACCGCGGGAAAGAAGAGCCCGCGAAAGCCGAGGGCCAGCACCACGGCGGCGCCGGCCATCGCGAGCCAGGCGGCGCGGGCCGAGCGGTCGAGCAGCGCATCGGCCCAGCGGCCGATCCACGGGTCGACGAACGCGTCGAGCAGGCGGGCGGCGAGCAACACGGCGCCGAGCGCGGCGAGTGGCACGCCGAACTCGGCGGCGTAGTGGTTGGGTAGGGTGACGTAGAGCGGCAGCGCGACGAAGGCCAGCGGGAAGCCGGGCGCGCCGTAGCGCAGGCCCTGCCAACCCCGCGCCGGCGGCGACGAGGACGCTGACGACGATGAAGCGAGGGCGCTCATGCCAGGCCCAGCAAGGACCGCCGCAGCGCCGGTTCGGAGCTGCGGGGCGACAGCCAGATGCCGATGAAGAGCCGCGCGAACGCGGCATCGCGCACCTCGCGCCCGGCCTTGCCGTTGACGAAGAAGCGAATGCCTTCGCCGGGCCGGTAGAGGCCGGTGATGCGGTCGCCGGCCTTCACGTCGGGAAAGGCCTGCTCCATCGCGGCGAGCCAGGCGTTGCCCTTGTCGGCAGGCACCTCGCCGACCTTGCGCATTTCGACCAGCGACCGTTCGGCGATCAGCTTGCCGACGAGTTCACGCGCGTATTCGAGTTCGAGCGCCACCGGGTGCAGGGCGTAGTCGTCGGGCTTGAAGCCCTCGGTCACCCACAGGCGGGCGTCGTAGACACGCAGGCCGAAGAAGCGCAGCAGGCCCTGGCCCTGCAGCTTGGCGCCCGGCAGCTCGGCGCTCAGCTCGACCGGCCGCGACTGTGCCGCCCAGGGTAGGGCCAGCAAGGCGGCGAGGAGCGGGCGGCGCGCGAGCATGGTCAGTCGCGCTGCAGGGTGAACTGCATGACGCCGGTGTTGCCGGTGGCGAACGCGGCCTCGCAGTAGCCGAGGTAGAACTCCCAGATGCGCATGAAGCGGGTGTCGAAGCCGAGGCGGCGCACCTTGGTTTCTTCGGCGAGGAAACGCTCGCGCCAGCGCTTGAGCGTCTCGGCGTAGTCGGCGCCGAATGAGAGCTCATTCACCACACGCAGGCCGGCTTTCGCTGCGGCTTCGCGGAAGGCGCTCGGGCTCGGCAGCAGGCCGCCGGGGAAGATGTACTGCTGGATGAAGTCGGTCGACTTCACGTAGCGCTCGAAGAGGTCGTCGCGGATCGTGATGCTCTGGATGCAGGCCTTGCCGCCGGGCTTGAGGTTGCGCTTGAGCGTGTCGAAGTAGCCGCTCCAGTATTCGCGGCCGACGGCTTCGAACATCTCGATCGAGCAGATGGCATCGAAGGGGCCGTCGGTGATGTCGCGGTAGTCCTGGAAGCGCAGCTCGCCCGCGAGGCCGGCGTCGCGCAGGCGCTGCTGGCCCCAGGCGAGTTGTTCGCTGGAGAGCGTCACGCCGGTCACGCTGGCGTTGAAATCACGCGCCGCGCTTTCCGCGAGTGCACCCCAGCCGCAGCCGATCTCGAGCACGCGGTCGCCGGCCTTCACATCGCATTCACGCAGGGCGCGCCGCACCTTGGCCCATTGCGCGCCGACGAGGTCACCGCTCGCATCGCCCTCGAACCAGGCGCTCGAGTAGTTCATCGTCGGGTCGAGCCAGAGGCGATAGAAGTCGTTGCCCAGGTCGTAGTGGGCGTGGATGTTCTTCTTGCTGCCGGTGCGCGAGTTGCGGTTGAAGAGGTGCCGCACGCGGTAGAGCAGCGAACCGCACCAGCTGCCGTAGACCACCTGCTCGATCTCGTCGCGGTTGGCGATGAAGAGCTTGAGCAGCGTGGTGAGGTCGGGCGTCGTCCAGTCGCCGGCGATGAAGGTCTCGGCGAAACCGATGTCGCCCGACTTGAGTGCGGCGCCGCAGACGTTCCAGTTGCGCAGGCGAATGGCGGCGCGCAGACCTTGGGTCTGGCCGAAATGGAGTTGCGTGCCGTCAGGCAACTGCACGTCGAGGCTGCCGTGGCGCAACTGGGCCAGCAGGCGGAAGACAGCGCGTGCGGTGGCCGGGGCGCTGTCGGGCAACGACCGCTGCAGCGGGTTGAGGGAGGCGTGGGTGGTGGTGTTCATCGTCTGGGTCTCTCGCAGGGGCGCTCAGCGGGTGATGAAGGCCCGAGGCGGCTCGGGCTTGCGAAAGAACGGCACGTGCCGGGTCCACAACTTGAGCGCCTGCCAATGGATGCGCGCGACGACGAAGACCGTCATCAGCGGCATGCCGAAGAAGGCGCGCAGCGCCGAAGACCGGGTCAGCGGCTCCAGCCGGCCCGCCACGCTGGTCTTCAGCAGCGGGCCCTGCTCGTCGTCGTGGTCGATCCGAACCACCGTTCTTTGTGCGTCCTTACGCGCGCCGTCCGCCTGTGGATGCAGTGCGGTGCGCAGGAAGCGAAAGCGGTAGCGGCCGCTGACGCTGCAAAAAGGCGAAACGTGGAAAACCTTGTCGGCCTGCAGTTCCTGCCCGAAGGCGAGGTGCTCGCCGCGCAGCAGGTAGCAGTGGCGTTCGCCGAAGGTGTTGTTGACCTCGACCACGATGGCGGCGAGCGAGTCGTCGCGGCGGTGGCAGTACCAGAAGCTCACCGGCTTGAAGGTGTGGCCGAGCACGCGCGGGTAGCAGTGCAGCCAGACCTCGCCGTCGGCGTCGGTGATGCCTTCGCTCGTCAACAGGTCGTCGACCCAGGCGAGGCTGTCGTTGCGGCCGTCGCCATGGTCGCGGTCGTGGAAGCTGATGAGGCCGAAGCGGTTGCGCCTGAGCTGCGTCGACGCCTGCGCGCGCAGGCTGCGCATCGGCAGCATGAGGAAGTAGGTGCGGTAGCTGAAGTCGTTCACCACCGGGCGCAGGCGCGTGTGGCGCACCTGGCCGGAGCCGATCATCGGAGCGGCGGTGCTCATGCGGCCTCGCGCGCCGGCTCGTGCAAGCGCACAGGCAGCGATTCGCCGACCCAGCGGCGCCGCATGCCGTTGACCACCGCCTGCGCCGACATCAGGCCGTCTTCGTGGAAGCCGTAGCGTGTCCACGCGCCGCAGAACCAGGTGTGTTGCTGGCCTTGCAGGGCTGGCACCTTCGCCTGCGCTGCAATCGCGGCGCGGTCGAACACCGGGTGGGCGTAGTCGATCTCGGCGTGCACGCTGGCCGCGTCGGGCTCACGCACCGGGTTCAGCGACACCAGCACCGGCTGCTGGAAGGGCAGCGGCTGCAGCTTGTTGAGCAGGTAGTGCAGGCAGACCGCGGCTTCTTCGCGCGGGGCGTCGGTGGCGCGCTCGTAGTTCCACGCTGCCCAGGCGAGCGGGCGTTGGGGCAGCACCGAGGTGTCGGTGTGCAGCACGGCGCGGTTGCGGTGGTAGCGGACGGCGCCGAGCACGGCGCGCTCGTCGGGCGTGGCGTCGGCCAGCAGCGCAAGCGACTGGTCGCTGTGGCAGGCGAGCACCACTTCGTCGAAGCGCTCGCTGCCGTGGTCGGTGACGACGGTCGCCCCCTGCGGGGTGCGGCGCACGCTGCGCACGGGGGTGTTGAGACGCCGGTCGGCGATGCGCGGCAGCATCTTGCGCACGTATTCGCGGGCACCGCCCGTGACGGTGAACCAGCGCGGCCGGTTCGCGACCTGCAGCAGCCCGTGGTTGTGGCAGAAGCGGATCATGGTCGCGATCGGGAAACGCAACATCTGGTCGGTCGGGCATGACCAGATGCAGCCGATCATGGGCAGGAAGTACCAGTCGCGGAACGCGGCCGAGAAACGGTGTTCGGCGAGGAACTCGCCGATGGGCTGCTGCAGTTGGGCGTCATCGCCGCGCACGGCGAGCGTGGTGGTGAGCCGGTTGAAGCGCAGGATGTCGCGCAGCATGCCGAGGAAAGCCGGCCTCAGGAGGTTGCGGCGCTGCGCGAAGACGGTGTTGAGGTCGCTGCCGCTCCATTCCAGGCCGAGGTCGGGCACCTGCACGGAAAACGACATGTCCGACGGGACCGTGGCCACCCCGAGTTCACCGAAGAGGCGGATCAGCTGGGGATAGGTGCGCTCGTTGAAAACGAGGAAGCCGGTGTCGACACCGTGCGTCACCCCATCGAGCGTGAGATCGACGGTGTTGGTGTGGCCCCCGAAATAAGAGCCGGCCTCGAACAGCGTGACGTGGGTGTCGTCGGCCAGCGAGTACGCGGTGGCCAGACCCGAGATGCCCGAGCCGATGACAGCGACGCGGCGGCTCATGCCACCGCCCGCGTCAGGCTGTGAGGGGCGTGCGGCGCGCCGGAACGTGCGGGCCGCGAAATAAAGATTGCTGCACAGCGCCCCGGGGGGAACAAGGGAGGGAGGAGGGAGGAGGAAAACCGCCCCGGGATTCCAACCGGATCAACCGGCTGGCTGTGCAGCATAGAACTGGTCGCTACCGGCCCACAGTGTGCGCCGGCCTGGGGTTTGAAGCACTCCCCAGGTCGAAGTTCCCTGAATCTGATGTTGGCGTCGGCCATGGCCCACTCCGTTGTGAACTGAGTGGTATGAAATATAACTCATCAGTCTTCATTTTGCATCAAGCAGTTTCTCGACCGTGCTGACGAAGACGCTGCTGTCGGGTGACGTGGTGCTGCCGAAACTGTGGACGCTGCGTCCGTCGCGAGCGACCACATACTTATGGAAGTTCCAGCGGGGCGCTTCGCCGGTGATCTGCTGCAGCTCGGCGTAGAGCGGATGGCGCTGTGGACCGGCGGCCGCCGCCACGCGCGTCTTCACGAACATCGGGAACTTGACGCCGTAGGTGTTCTCGCAGAACTCGGCGATGGTCTTGTTGTCGCCCGGCTCCTGCGAGAAGTCGTTGGACGGGAAGCCCAGCACCACGAGGCCGCGGTCCTTGTACTTGCTGTGCAGCGCCTCCAGCCCCTTGTACTGGCCGGTGAAGCCGCAAAAGCTCGCGGTGTTGACGATCACCACGACCTTGCCGGCGTACTGGCACAGGTTTTGGGGTTTCTCGTCCTGCAGGCGCGGCACCTCGCGCTTGAGCAGAGGCGGGCACTCCGCCGCCTGGGAGGCGCCGGCCACGAGGGCGAGGCAGACGAACAGCAGGTGTCGA
This genomic window contains:
- a CDS encoding cyclopropane-fatty-acyl-phospholipid synthase family protein codes for the protein MNTTTHASLNPLQRSLPDSAPATARAVFRLLAQLRHGSLDVQLPDGTQLHFGQTQGLRAAIRLRNWNVCGAALKSGDIGFAETFIAGDWTTPDLTTLLKLFIANRDEIEQVVYGSWCGSLLYRVRHLFNRNSRTGSKKNIHAHYDLGNDFYRLWLDPTMNYSSAWFEGDASGDLVGAQWAKVRRALRECDVKAGDRVLEIGCGWGALAESAARDFNASVTGVTLSSEQLAWGQQRLRDAGLAGELRFQDYRDITDGPFDAICSIEMFEAVGREYWSGYFDTLKRNLKPGGKACIQSITIRDDLFERYVKSTDFIQQYIFPGGLLPSPSAFREAAAKAGLRVVNELSFGADYAETLKRWRERFLAEETKVRRLGFDTRFMRIWEFYLGYCEAAFATGNTGVMQFTLQRD
- a CDS encoding nuclear transport factor 2 family protein; the encoded protein is MEHGPVTQKTADPRVARIVELFEHFTRDDVARLGEFYAAKAHFKDPFNDVRGLSAVQQVFRHMFDALDEPRFVVRDVIVQGDQCFLSWDFLFRFKRYREGLQTVHGGSQLQLDAIGLILHHRDYWDAAEELYEKLPLVGSLMRWLKKRASG
- a CDS encoding DUF1365 domain-containing protein, which translates into the protein MSTAAPMIGSGQVRHTRLRPVVNDFSYRTYFLMLPMRSLRAQASTQLRRNRFGLISFHDRDHGDGRNDSLAWVDDLLTSEGITDADGEVWLHCYPRVLGHTFKPVSFWYCHRRDDSLAAIVVEVNNTFGERHCYLLRGEHLAFGQELQADKVFHVSPFCSVSGRYRFRFLRTALHPQADGARKDAQRTVVRIDHDDEQGPLLKTSVAGRLEPLTRSSALRAFFGMPLMTVFVVARIHWQALKLWTRHVPFFRKPEPPRAFITR
- a CDS encoding NAD(P)/FAD-dependent oxidoreductase → MSRRVAVIGSGISGLATAYSLADDTHVTLFEAGSYFGGHTNTVDLTLDGVTHGVDTGFLVFNERTYPQLIRLFGELGVATVPSDMSFSVQVPDLGLEWSGSDLNTVFAQRRNLLRPAFLGMLRDILRFNRLTTTLAVRGDDAQLQQPIGEFLAEHRFSAAFRDWYFLPMIGCIWSCPTDQMLRFPIATMIRFCHNHGLLQVANRPRWFTVTGGAREYVRKMLPRIADRRLNTPVRSVRRTPQGATVVTDHGSERFDEVVLACHSDQSLALLADATPDERAVLGAVRYHRNRAVLHTDTSVLPQRPLAWAAWNYERATDAPREEAAVCLHYLLNKLQPLPFQQPVLVSLNPVREPDAASVHAEIDYAHPVFDRAAIAAQAKVPALQGQQHTWFCGAWTRYGFHEDGLMSAQAVVNGMRRRWVGESLPVRLHEPAREAA
- a CDS encoding DUF3833 domain-containing protein is translated as MKRLALTLACALALTGCASPTPQDYAAEKPTLDLQRYFNGDVVAHGIFSDRSGKVVRRFTVLMKCQWVGNEGTLDEAFTYSDGKTDRRIWRLKKLDGGRYTGTADDVVGTANGQVAGNAFQWNYTLKLPVDGKVYEVQFDDWMYLMDERVMLNRAVMSKFGIRLGEVTLAFQKAH
- a CDS encoding SDR family NAD(P)-dependent oxidoreductase: MPLNPRITDWNGQVVWLVGASTGIGRATAAALHARGAQVIVSARNEGALKAFEKSHPGSVGLPLDVTDRDAVSRAAQQLVLHHGRIDLALYCAGYYKALRATQFDLDEAVRHQQVNYIGALHLLDAVLPVLLQQKSGHLSLVSSVAGYRGLPNSLAYGPTKAALINLAQTLYLDLEPLGIGASVINPGFVETPLTAQNEFAMPALLTPEQAAEEILKGWAQGRFEIHFPKRFTLCLKALTHVSDALYFRAIRWSTGL
- a CDS encoding MFS transporter, which codes for MSALASSSSASSSPPARGWQGLRYGAPGFPLAFVALPLYVTLPNHYAAEFGVPLAALGAVLLAARLLDAFVDPWIGRWADALLDRSARAAWLAMAGAAVVLALGFRGLFFPAVSASTTSLLVWCGGLLVVTYLAYSVISVIHQAWGARLGGNEQERAGVVAWREGLALCGVLVASVLPSTAGLQVSTLVFAIVLCLALALMRQAPAPRRLAVWPTHSLALPFGTPAFRRLLAVYLLNGIASAVPATLVLFFIRDRLQAPAYEPLFLASYFAAAAVSVPLWVRLVARLGLARSWLVGMGLSVLVFAWAAVLSAGDVAAYTAICVLSGIALGADLALPAALLAGVVQRAGHAGRAEGAYFGWWNFATKLNLALAAGIALPVLQAFGYAPGTKGADALQALTLAYCVLPCVLKLIAAALLWRHRELQ
- a CDS encoding chalcone isomerase family protein is translated as MLARRPLLAALLALPWAAQSRPVELSAELPGAKLQGQGLLRFFGLRVYDARLWVTEGFKPDDYALHPVALELEYARELVGKLIAERSLVEMRKVGEVPADKGNAWLAAMEQAFPDVKAGDRITGLYRPGEGIRFFVNGKAGREVRDAAFARLFIGIWLSPRSSEPALRRSLLGLA
- a CDS encoding glutathione peroxidase, translating into MPVRHLLFVCLALVAGASQAAECPPLLKREVPRLQDEKPQNLCQYAGKVVVIVNTASFCGFTGQYKGLEALHSKYKDRGLVVLGFPSNDFSQEPGDNKTIAEFCENTYGVKFPMFVKTRVAAAAGPQRHPLYAELQQITGEAPRWNFHKYVVARDGRSVHSFGSTTSPDSSVFVSTVEKLLDAK